A window of Ptychodera flava strain L36383 chromosome 1, AS_Pfla_20210202, whole genome shotgun sequence contains these coding sequences:
- the LOC139135684 gene encoding uncharacterized protein has protein sequence MAAATNSVAPETKYGKCRVCHNILSSNYRTLYSNTVEQQKQVLTAVIGPYSRGDGHPQKICLHCLNRVRRLGKIQDTIAKNFQTLRHDEEDLFLQLRIAHGGVLNTEKKTPVRHGKRKFAFTPTPKKGVKKLFKSGVTPPTTPRRITVKQPVPVPEPRSQRSTATQTTSEKDFQVKILVKYDKFVKTKIIEDEGVQNLLKAICNGRSDGTIGNHMYKSKYREIIRRNFLNDLSLQCEQLCSTKVPSHLRSTTPDDLLGLNWDVILSEWETRAPLLLDVLQSVTANDYTHKDYTFRPENHPVVAFSGATLLFQRNNNLSLVNYAVGMVLDHGGATDETISIMNKLGCSVSKSSIYKKKKELTKKHTEMKEDMFQKQVTQVQNVFLKKAYIQIVLQRN, from the exons ATGGCTGCCGCCACAAACAGCGTAGCGCCGGAAACAAAATATGGCAAATGTCGAGTTTGTCATAACATCTTATCGTCAAATTATAGAACATTGTATTCTAATACAGTTGAGCAGCAGAAACAAGTTCTGACGGCAGTTATTGGTCCATATAGCCGTGGTGATGGCCATCCACAGAAGATCTGTCTTCACTGTTTAAACAGAGTTCGCCGCCTGGGCAAAATTCAAGACACCATTGCAAAGAACTTTCAGACTCTTAGACATGATGAAGAAGATCTTTTTCTGCAACTGAGGATAGCACATGGTGGAGTactaaatacagaaaaaaagacTCCGGTAAGACACGGCAAACGTAAGTTTGCCTTCACGCCAACGCCTAAGAAAGGcgtcaaaaaattatttaaatctGGAGTGACCCCACCGACAACGCCAAGGCGAATCACGGTAAAACAACCGGTACCAGTACCAGAACCAAGATCACAAAGATCGACGGCAACACAGACAACAAGTGAGAAGGATTTCCAAGTTAAG ATTTTggtaaaatatgacaaatttgtGAAGACCAAGATAATTGAAGATGAAGGAGTCCAAAACTTACTAAAAGCGATATGCAATGGCCGGAGTGATGGCACCATCGGCAATCACATGTACAAGAGCAAATACAGAGAAATCATAAGGAGAAATTTTCTAAATGACCTGTCACTGCAATGTGAACAACTCTGCAGTACTAAGGTGCCATCACATCTACGGTCAACGACACCAGATGATCTGCTTGGCTTAAACTGGGATGTTATCCTGAGTGAATGGGAGACTAG GGCACCTCTACTATTGGATGTACTGCAGTCTGTTACTGCAAATGATTACACACACAAGGATTATACATTCAGACCAGAGAATCATCCTGTAGTTGCATTCAGTGGAGCAACCCTCCTTTTCCAAAGAAACAACAACTTGTCACTAGTTAACTATGCTGTTGGTATGGTGTTAGACCATGGAGGTGCTACAGATGAA ACAATATCTATCATGAACAAGCTTGGCTGTAGTGTATCAAAAAGCAGCATatacaagaagaagaaagaacTGACCAAGAAACACACAGAAATGAAAGAAGACATGTTTCAGAAGCAAGTGACTCAAGTACAAAATGTATTTCTGAAGAAAG